A genomic stretch from Sinorhizobium terangae includes:
- a CDS encoding twin transmembrane helix small protein: protein MSTFFTGLTLLVMGLVVIVLIRGLFNMAVGGSGNTSNKLMQARIVLQAIAIALILLTLWFTGGGRPG from the coding sequence ATGTCCACTTTCTTCACCGGCCTGACCCTGCTCGTCATGGGCCTGGTCGTCATCGTTCTGATCCGCGGCCTCTTCAATATGGCGGTCGGCGGCAGCGGCAATACTTCGAACAAGCTGATGCAGGCGCGCATCGTCCTGCAGGCGATCGCCATCGCGCTGATCCTGCTGACGCTTTGGTTCACCGGCGGCGGACGGCCGGGCTGA
- a CDS encoding cob(I)yrinic acid a,c-diamide adenosyltransferase — MVRLNKIYTRTGDDGTTGLVSGPRRAKCDLRVDAYGTVDEANALVGLARLHTEGMTDLDAMLMRIQNDLFDLGADLATPDTGETLDHEPLRIAAAQVKRLEVEIDRLNADLEPLRSFVLPAGSPASAALHVARTVARRAERQIVALAAGEIVSRDAIAYINRLSDFLFVAARWANDRGRSDVLWVPGKNR, encoded by the coding sequence ATGGTGAGGCTCAACAAGATATACACCAGAACAGGCGACGACGGCACGACCGGACTTGTTTCCGGCCCACGCCGAGCGAAATGCGACCTGCGCGTCGATGCCTATGGCACGGTCGACGAGGCAAACGCCCTGGTCGGCCTTGCGCGCCTGCATACAGAGGGCATGACCGATCTCGACGCCATGCTGATGCGCATCCAGAACGACCTCTTCGACCTCGGAGCAGACCTTGCAACACCGGATACCGGCGAGACGCTTGACCATGAACCGCTGAGGATCGCAGCCGCCCAGGTCAAAAGGCTCGAAGTTGAGATCGACCGCCTCAATGCCGATCTCGAGCCCTTGCGATCCTTCGTTCTGCCGGCCGGCAGCCCGGCCTCCGCGGCCCTGCACGTTGCCCGCACCGTCGCACGACGCGCCGAACGCCAGATCGTTGCACTTGCGGCCGGCGAGATCGTCAGCCGGGACGCCATCGCCTATATCAATCGACTCTCCGATTTCCTTTTCGTGGCCGCTCGCTGGGCAAATGACAGGGGACGTTCGGATGTGCTTTGGGTTCCGGGCAAGAACAGGTAA
- a CDS encoding rhomboid family intramembrane serine protease produces the protein MFIPLHDSNALKHISMQYVTIALIATNVAVWLVTGPIATEEFANAAVLGLGYIPAVIFEYADLDPSLVIVPDQFTFVTYSFLHGDFSHLAMNMLFLWVFGDNVEDALGHFRFLVFYLLCAAAGALAHGLLDPASEAPLIGASGAISGVVAAYFLLHPKVRVWVLVLFRIPLPLPAAIPLAFWIGQQFYMLVVDPGSGVSWSAHVGGIVAGLLLVVALRRRGVPLFDRTIVSPRAVEHREERPADVDVSTASTRKPPTPWGRPT, from the coding sequence ATGTTCATACCGCTTCACGACAGCAACGCACTGAAGCACATCAGCATGCAATACGTGACGATCGCACTGATCGCGACGAACGTCGCGGTCTGGCTGGTTACCGGCCCGATCGCCACGGAGGAATTCGCGAACGCAGCCGTACTCGGGCTCGGCTACATCCCGGCGGTGATCTTCGAGTACGCCGACCTCGATCCATCGCTCGTCATCGTTCCCGATCAATTCACGTTCGTCACCTATTCGTTCCTGCATGGCGACTTCTCGCATCTGGCGATGAACATGCTGTTTCTCTGGGTCTTCGGCGACAATGTCGAGGATGCCCTCGGGCATTTTCGCTTCCTCGTCTTCTACCTGCTGTGCGCTGCCGCGGGCGCGCTTGCGCACGGCCTGCTCGATCCTGCCTCGGAAGCGCCGCTGATCGGCGCCTCCGGCGCCATTTCCGGTGTCGTCGCCGCCTATTTCCTGCTGCATCCGAAGGTGCGCGTGTGGGTTCTCGTCCTTTTCCGCATTCCGCTGCCGCTGCCCGCGGCGATCCCTCTGGCTTTCTGGATCGGCCAGCAATTCTACATGCTGGTGGTTGACCCCGGCAGCGGTGTCTCCTGGAGTGCGCATGTCGGCGGCATTGTTGCGGGACTGCTGCTGGTGGTCGCTTTGCGACGTCGCGGCGTCCCGCTTTTCGATCGCACCATCGTCAGCCCGCGCGCCGTCGAGCATCGTGAGGAGCGTCCGGCGGACGTCGACGTCAGCACGGCGAGCACCCGCAAACCGCCTACTCCGTGGGGGCGCCCAACCTGA
- a CDS encoding electron transfer flavoprotein subunit beta/FixA family protein has translation MKILVTVKRVVDFNVKIRVKADGTGVELANVKMSMNPFDEISVEEALRLKEAGKASEVVVVSVGPAKAEETLRTALAMGADRAILVETEDQVEPLAVAKIVKGVAEAEQPGLIIVGKQAIDDDSNQTGQMLSALLGWAQGTFASKVEIGDGKVNVTREVDGGLQTVELKLPAVVTTDLRLNEPRYASLPNIMKAKKKPLDKKSPADFGVDTAPRLKVLKTEEPSGRKAGVKVKSVAELVEKLKSEAGVL, from the coding sequence ATGAAAATCCTAGTAACGGTGAAGCGTGTCGTCGACTTTAACGTCAAGATCCGCGTGAAGGCGGATGGCACCGGCGTCGAGCTTGCCAATGTCAAGATGTCGATGAACCCGTTCGACGAGATCTCGGTCGAAGAGGCGCTGCGGCTGAAGGAAGCCGGCAAGGCGAGTGAAGTGGTCGTCGTCTCGGTCGGCCCGGCCAAGGCCGAGGAGACGCTGAGGACGGCGCTCGCCATGGGCGCCGACCGGGCGATCCTGGTCGAGACCGAAGACCAGGTCGAGCCGCTCGCCGTCGCCAAGATCGTCAAGGGTGTGGCCGAGGCCGAACAGCCGGGGCTGATCATCGTCGGCAAGCAGGCGATCGACGACGATTCGAACCAGACCGGCCAGATGCTCTCGGCGCTGTTGGGCTGGGCCCAGGGCACCTTCGCCTCCAAGGTCGAGATCGGCGACGGCAAGGTCAACGTCACCCGCGAAGTCGACGGCGGCCTGCAGACGGTGGAACTGAAGCTGCCGGCAGTGGTCACCACCGATCTCAGGTTGAACGAGCCGCGTTATGCCTCGCTGCCGAACATCATGAAGGCGAAGAAGAAGCCGCTCGACAAGAAGAGCCCGGCCGATTTCGGCGTCGACACGGCGCCGCGGCTGAAGGTGTTGAAGACGGAAGAGCCGTCGGGCCGCAAGGCCGGCGTCAAGGTCAAGTCGGTCGCCGAGCTCGTTGAGAAGCTCAAGAGCGAAGCCGGCGTGCTTTAG
- a CDS encoding electron transfer flavoprotein subunit alpha/FixB family protein, whose amino-acid sequence MAILLLADHDNANLSDQTAKALTAATKIGGDVHILVAGSGAKAVAEQAAKLAGVAKVLVADDASLANSLAEPLAATIVSLAGGHDTIVAAATSVGKNVMPRVAALLDVAQVSEIIEVVSSDTFKRPIYAGNAIQTVQTSEAKKVITVRTAAFASAPAGGSAAIETVSAAANPGLSSHVADALSSSDRPELTSAKIIISGGRALGSSEKFKEVILPVADKLGAAVGASRAAVDAGYAPNDWQVGQTGKVVAPDLYIACGISGAIQHLAGMKDSKVIVAINKDEEAPIFQVADYGLVADLFDVLPELEKAL is encoded by the coding sequence ATGGCCATTCTGCTTCTGGCTGACCACGACAATGCCAATCTTTCCGACCAGACCGCCAAGGCGCTGACGGCGGCAACGAAGATCGGCGGCGACGTTCACATTCTCGTTGCCGGTTCGGGCGCCAAGGCGGTCGCCGAACAGGCGGCGAAGCTTGCCGGTGTTGCCAAGGTGCTCGTCGCCGACGACGCTAGCCTCGCCAACAGTCTCGCCGAGCCGCTCGCCGCCACAATCGTCTCGCTTGCCGGCGGCCACGACACCATTGTTGCCGCCGCCACCTCGGTCGGCAAGAACGTCATGCCGCGGGTTGCCGCGCTGCTCGACGTCGCCCAGGTGTCGGAGATCATCGAGGTGGTGTCCAGTGACACGTTCAAGCGGCCGATCTATGCCGGCAATGCCATCCAGACGGTGCAGACGAGCGAAGCGAAAAAGGTGATCACCGTGCGCACCGCCGCCTTCGCCTCGGCGCCGGCAGGCGGCTCGGCCGCGATCGAGACGGTCTCGGCCGCCGCCAATCCCGGTCTTTCGAGCCATGTTGCCGATGCGCTGTCGTCGTCGGACCGGCCGGAACTGACCTCGGCGAAGATCATCATCTCCGGCGGCCGGGCGCTCGGCTCGTCGGAAAAGTTCAAGGAAGTGATCCTGCCGGTTGCCGACAAGCTCGGTGCCGCCGTCGGCGCCTCGCGTGCCGCCGTCGATGCCGGTTATGCCCCGAACGACTGGCAGGTCGGCCAGACCGGCAAGGTGGTCGCCCCCGACCTCTACATCGCCTGCGGCATCTCCGGTGCCATCCAGCATCTCGCCGGCATGAAGGATTCCAAGGTGATCGTCGCGATCAACAAGGACGAGGAAGCGCCGATCTTCCAGGTCGCCGACTACGGCCTCGTCGCCGACCTCTTCGATGTTCTGCCGGAACTCGAAAAGGCGCTGTAA
- a CDS encoding 3-hydroxybutyryl-CoA dehydrogenase — protein MIKTVGIIGAGQMGCGIAHVSAAAGYKVQLYDLAADRIEAGLATINGNLARQVSSGKMTDEDRKKALSLIKGSADINDLSQADLVIEAVTEDETVKRKIYGQVCPIMKPEAILATNTSSLSITRLASATDRPEHFMGIHFMNPVPVMKLVELVRGIATDEETFKTAKEFVAHLDKTVTVAEDFPAFIVNRILLPMINEAIYTLYEGVGTVDAIDTAMKLGANHPMGPLQLADFIGLDTCLSIMQVLHDGLADSKYRPCPLLVKYVEAGWLGRKSGRGFYDYRGDVPIPTR, from the coding sequence ATGATCAAGACGGTCGGAATCATTGGCGCTGGTCAGATGGGCTGCGGCATTGCCCACGTTTCGGCAGCCGCCGGATACAAGGTGCAGCTCTATGATCTCGCTGCGGACCGCATCGAGGCCGGGCTTGCGACCATCAACGGCAATCTCGCCCGTCAGGTCTCCTCCGGCAAGATGACCGACGAGGACCGCAAGAAGGCGCTTTCCCTGATCAAGGGCTCCGCCGACATCAATGATCTCTCGCAGGCCGACCTCGTCATTGAGGCGGTGACGGAAGACGAAACCGTCAAGCGCAAGATCTACGGCCAGGTTTGCCCGATCATGAAGCCGGAGGCGATTCTCGCAACCAACACCTCTTCGCTGTCGATCACGCGGCTTGCATCCGCGACCGACCGGCCGGAACATTTCATGGGCATCCATTTCATGAACCCGGTTCCGGTGATGAAGCTGGTGGAACTGGTGCGCGGCATTGCGACCGATGAAGAGACCTTCAAGACGGCGAAGGAGTTCGTTGCTCATCTCGACAAGACCGTCACCGTCGCCGAGGATTTCCCCGCCTTCATCGTCAACCGCATCCTGCTGCCGATGATCAACGAGGCGATCTACACCCTCTACGAGGGCGTCGGCACCGTGGATGCCATCGATACGGCGATGAAACTCGGTGCAAACCATCCTATGGGACCGCTGCAGCTGGCCGACTTCATCGGCCTCGACACCTGCCTCTCGATCATGCAGGTGCTGCATGACGGCTTGGCCGATTCGAAGTACCGCCCCTGTCCGCTGCTGGTCAAATATGTCGAGGCTGGCTGGCTCGGCCGCAAATCCGGCCGCGGCTTCTACGACTATCGCGGCGACGTTCCGATTCCGACGCGCTGA
- the tlpA gene encoding thiol:disulfide interchange protein TlpA, with translation MPDQKKNPLAVRLIALAALFGVIVGAAAVYVKETGSGNATGSGDRVATQTADGGSCPQIKEKVASLTPFMKGQVAAMTPADDPRPIRDLNFNGPDGKPLTLAAFAGKTVLVNLWATWCVPCREEMPALNGLQKALGGDRFSVVAINIDAGDDEKPKAFLDEIGVHELGYYRDASMGVFNTLKKEGLAFGLPATLLLDEKGCLIGSMNGPAAWDSEDAKRLIQAALKSPAGT, from the coding sequence ATGCCAGACCAGAAAAAAAATCCCCTGGCCGTCCGTTTGATCGCGCTCGCCGCCCTTTTCGGCGTAATCGTCGGCGCGGCTGCGGTATACGTGAAGGAGACGGGGTCTGGCAATGCCACAGGATCCGGCGACCGCGTGGCGACGCAAACGGCTGATGGCGGGAGCTGCCCGCAAATCAAGGAAAAAGTCGCCTCGCTGACCCCGTTCATGAAGGGCCAGGTCGCCGCCATGACGCCGGCGGACGACCCGCGTCCGATCCGTGATCTCAATTTTAACGGCCCCGATGGCAAACCGCTGACGCTTGCCGCCTTTGCCGGCAAGACCGTCCTCGTCAACCTTTGGGCGACCTGGTGCGTGCCCTGCCGGGAAGAGATGCCGGCGCTGAACGGACTGCAGAAAGCGCTCGGTGGCGACCGCTTCTCGGTCGTCGCGATCAACATCGATGCCGGCGACGACGAAAAGCCGAAGGCCTTCCTCGATGAGATCGGGGTTCACGAACTCGGCTACTACCGGGATGCATCGATGGGCGTGTTTAATACGCTCAAGAAGGAGGGCCTCGCCTTCGGTCTTCCTGCGACACTGCTTCTCGACGAGAAGGGCTGCCTGATCGGATCGATGAACGGTCCGGCCGCCTGGGACAGCGAAGATGCGAAGAGGCTTATCCAGGCGGCGCTGAAGTCGCCTGCGGGCACTTGA
- the argH gene encoding argininosuccinate lyase: MADGSSETKSSNQMWGGRFASGPDAIMEEINASIGFDKKLYAQDIRGSIAHATMLAHQGIISAEDKDKIVHGLNTILSEIESGAFEFSRRLEDIHMNVEARLATLIGPAAGRLHTARSRNDQVALDFRLWVKEELQKTEKALTALIAAFLDRAEEHADTVMPGFTHLQTAQPVTFGHHCMAYVEMFGRDRSRVRHAIEHMDESPIGAAALAGTGFPIDRHMTAKALGFREPTRNSIDTVSDRDFALEFLSIASIAATHLSRLAEEIVIWSTPQFGFIRLSDAFSTGSSIMPQKKNPDAAELVRAKTGRINGSLIALLTVMKGLPLAYSKDMQEDKEQVFDAAESLELAIAAMTGMVRDMTVRADRMKAAAGSGYSTATDLADWLVREAGLPFRDAHHVTGRAVALAEQKGCDLADLSLADLQSINPAITEKVFDVLTVEASVASRTSFGGTAPAEVRKQIAWWRARN, translated from the coding sequence ATGGCTGACGGCAGTTCCGAGACGAAATCCTCCAACCAGATGTGGGGCGGGCGCTTTGCCTCTGGCCCGGATGCGATCATGGAGGAGATAAACGCCTCGATCGGCTTCGACAAGAAGCTCTACGCACAGGACATCCGCGGCTCAATAGCGCATGCGACCATGCTGGCGCATCAAGGCATCATTTCTGCCGAAGACAAAGACAAGATCGTTCACGGGCTTAACACGATCCTGTCAGAGATCGAAAGCGGTGCGTTCGAGTTCTCGCGGCGCCTGGAAGACATTCACATGAATGTCGAGGCGCGGCTGGCGACCCTGATCGGGCCCGCTGCCGGCCGGCTGCACACGGCACGCTCGCGCAACGACCAGGTCGCGCTCGACTTCCGCCTGTGGGTCAAGGAAGAACTGCAAAAAACCGAAAAGGCACTGACCGCGCTGATCGCCGCCTTCCTGGATCGCGCCGAAGAGCATGCCGACACGGTCATGCCGGGCTTCACGCACCTGCAAACGGCGCAGCCGGTCACCTTCGGCCATCATTGCATGGCCTATGTCGAAATGTTCGGCCGCGACCGCTCGCGCGTCCGCCATGCGATCGAGCACATGGATGAAAGCCCGATCGGCGCTGCGGCCCTGGCGGGCACGGGCTTTCCGATCGACCGGCACATGACGGCAAAGGCGCTTGGCTTCCGCGAGCCGACCCGCAATTCGATCGACACCGTCTCCGATCGCGACTTCGCACTGGAGTTCCTTTCGATCGCCTCGATCGCGGCGACCCACCTGTCGCGCCTTGCCGAAGAGATCGTCATCTGGTCGACGCCGCAATTCGGCTTCATCCGTCTGTCGGACGCGTTCTCGACCGGCTCGTCGATCATGCCGCAGAAGAAGAACCCCGACGCGGCCGAGCTCGTGCGCGCCAAGACGGGCCGCATCAACGGCTCGCTGATTGCACTGCTGACCGTGATGAAGGGCCTGCCCCTCGCCTATTCGAAGGACATGCAGGAGGACAAGGAGCAAGTCTTCGACGCCGCCGAAAGCCTCGAACTGGCAATCGCCGCGATGACCGGCATGGTGCGCGACATGACCGTGCGCGCCGATCGAATGAAAGCTGCCGCCGGCTCCGGCTATTCGACCGCGACCGACCTTGCCGACTGGCTGGTCCGGGAAGCAGGTCTGCCCTTCCGCGACGCTCACCATGTAACCGGCCGCGCCGTGGCGCTTGCCGAACAGAAGGGCTGCGACCTCGCCGATCTGTCGCTCGCCGACTTGCAGTCGATCAATCCGGCGATCACCGAGAAGGTCTTCGACGTACTGACCGTCGAGGCCTCGGTCGCGAGCCGCACCAGCTTCGGTGGCACCGCGCCTGCCGAAGTGCGCAAGCAGATCGCCTGGTGGCGGGCCCGCAACTAG
- the lptM gene encoding LPS translocon maturation chaperone LptM produces MTLTKSARLALVLAISGLVLIGCGRKGDLDRPGATTLNTKAPAGTVEEKDTVEDRPFLLDPLL; encoded by the coding sequence ATGACATTGACGAAGTCAGCCCGGCTTGCGCTTGTGCTCGCTATCTCCGGGCTGGTTCTCATCGGTTGTGGGCGTAAGGGCGATCTCGACCGACCGGGCGCCACCACGCTCAACACCAAAGCGCCGGCGGGAACCGTCGAAGAGAAGGATACGGTAGAGGACCGGCCCTTCCTGCTTGATCCCCTCCTCTGA
- the lysA gene encoding diaminopimelate decarboxylase: MNHFQYRDGILYAEDVPVTDIARAVGTPFYCYSTATLERHYRVFAQAFADVDAMVCYAMKANSNQAVLKTLARLGAGVDVVSEGELRRALAAGVPADRIMFSGVGKTAREMDFAIEAGIYCFNVESEPELEVLNQRALRAGKQAHVSFRINPDVDARTHAKISTGKKENKFGISWERARSVYAHAATLPGIKVTGIDMHIGSQITELQPFDDAFKLLRELVDTLRSDGHAIDHVDIGGGLGIPYRDDNNPPPLPDAYADIVKNQLKGLNCRIVTEPGRLIVGNAGILVTEVIYVKDGGDKTFVIVDGAMNDLIRPTLYEAYHEIRPVKISAANAPRIKADVVGPVCETGDYLALDREMAMPKPGDLFAIGSAGAYGAVQSGTYNSRLLVPEVLVKGDRFHVVRPRQDYDRLIGLDSVPDWLD, translated from the coding sequence GTGAACCATTTCCAATACCGCGACGGAATTCTTTATGCCGAAGACGTCCCCGTAACGGACATCGCAAGAGCCGTCGGAACACCCTTCTATTGCTATTCCACCGCAACGCTGGAACGCCATTACCGGGTCTTCGCGCAAGCCTTTGCCGATGTTGATGCCATGGTCTGCTACGCGATGAAGGCCAATTCGAACCAGGCCGTGCTGAAGACGCTGGCCCGGCTTGGCGCGGGGGTTGATGTGGTTTCCGAGGGTGAACTCCGTCGCGCGCTTGCCGCCGGGGTGCCGGCGGACCGGATCATGTTTTCCGGCGTCGGCAAGACGGCGCGCGAGATGGACTTCGCGATCGAGGCGGGCATCTATTGCTTTAATGTCGAATCCGAGCCGGAGCTGGAGGTCCTGAACCAACGGGCACTACGGGCCGGCAAGCAGGCGCATGTTTCCTTCCGCATCAATCCGGACGTTGATGCCCGCACGCATGCGAAGATTTCGACCGGCAAGAAGGAGAACAAGTTCGGTATTTCCTGGGAGCGGGCGCGCAGCGTCTATGCCCACGCCGCCACCCTGCCTGGCATCAAGGTCACCGGCATCGACATGCATATCGGCAGCCAGATCACCGAGTTGCAGCCGTTCGACGATGCCTTCAAGCTGCTGCGCGAACTCGTCGATACCCTCAGGTCGGATGGCCATGCGATCGACCACGTCGATATCGGCGGAGGTCTCGGCATTCCCTACAGGGACGACAACAATCCGCCGCCGTTGCCCGATGCCTATGCAGACATCGTCAAGAACCAGCTCAAGGGCCTCAACTGCCGCATCGTCACCGAACCCGGTCGGCTGATCGTCGGCAACGCCGGCATTCTTGTTACCGAAGTGATCTACGTGAAGGATGGCGGCGACAAGACCTTCGTCATCGTCGACGGCGCGATGAACGACCTGATCCGCCCGACCCTCTACGAGGCATATCACGAAATCCGGCCGGTGAAGATTTCCGCCGCCAATGCACCGCGCATCAAGGCCGACGTGGTTGGCCCTGTTTGCGAAACCGGTGACTACCTGGCGCTCGATCGCGAGATGGCGATGCCGAAACCGGGCGATCTGTTCGCAATCGGCTCGGCCGGTGCTTACGGAGCGGTGCAGTCGGGAACCTACAACAGCCGCCTGCTCGTGCCGGAAGTGCTCGTCAAGGGCGACCGCTTCCACGTCGTGCGCCCACGCCAGGACTATGACCGCCTGATCGGCCTCGACTCGGTGCCGGACTGGCTCGACTGA
- a CDS encoding TIGR02302 family protein: MTQFRRDDTPQPKPFARMLATKRFFARLVLFAEQVLPRALLPASIVLLFLSAGWLGFFRVAPLWLHAAILLVFLAGLFFSLLPLTRVRWPENTDADRMLEDRNELPHQAIRVQDDTPATEGAFGAALWREHQVRMAKLVRALDTGLPRPDIARHDPWALRAVPVLLACLAFAYSYSNRAGLVTDAFRLPQQTAVAADIRIDAWVTPPAYTGRAPIFLTGRHDTASAQEQAPAPDKALITVPQFSDLTVRITGAGPETRVSYAETAGTGPVVIPAAADKAKSEPKTEPQEAVQARNDVRNHLYKITKDGTLSVGGQSWNFKITPDSVPDIAFDGPPRPTANASLEISFLGHDDYGISQAWAEIKPLDEPPGARSLYPPPEYRLDLPRRNAREAKGTTSRNLSEDPLAGKRVRITLVARDAAGQEGRSVPQDIILPARQFFEPLAAAVAEQRQVFALNVNDLPRAIDLNDALTLYAEETIPNLTHFLLIQSARTRMALARNDDMLRDAADHLWEIALGIEDGDLSLAERRLRDAQQKLSDALDRNASDEEIAKLMQELRQAMQEYMQQLAEQAAKNPRMAINPNQNNVLRQQDLQKMMDQIENLARSGSRDEARQLLSELQRMMNNLQAGRMQQMGEQNDAMRQQMDKLGQLMQQQQQLMDETFKLDQALRDRMQRGDPLQGEDNELFGQDMPQDPGQQSDPNGKPNPLDDKTAEQLKEALKQLRQQQEGLGKQLGELQKGLEQLGVKPGKGFGQAQREMKGAADALGEGEGEQAVGSQGRALQALREGAQDMMNQMQAQGQQGPGQGVPQYGQNGRDPLGRRQQNVGPDFGDQVKVPDEIDTQRAREILDAIRRKLGDSLSPEAERQYLERLLDMR; encoded by the coding sequence ATGACGCAATTCCGGCGGGATGACACGCCACAACCGAAGCCCTTCGCCAGGATGCTGGCGACAAAGAGGTTTTTCGCCCGCTTGGTCCTTTTCGCGGAGCAGGTTCTGCCCCGCGCGCTGTTGCCTGCGTCGATCGTTCTCCTGTTCCTCTCCGCAGGCTGGCTCGGTTTCTTCCGCGTCGCGCCGTTGTGGCTGCACGCCGCAATCCTTCTCGTCTTCCTCGCAGGATTGTTCTTCTCGCTCCTGCCGCTGACCCGGGTCCGCTGGCCGGAAAACACTGATGCCGACCGGATGCTTGAAGACCGCAACGAGCTGCCCCATCAGGCGATCCGCGTCCAGGACGACACGCCGGCAACAGAGGGAGCATTCGGGGCGGCGCTGTGGCGCGAGCACCAGGTGCGCATGGCCAAACTGGTCCGTGCATTGGACACCGGCCTTCCGCGTCCCGATATCGCGCGGCACGACCCCTGGGCACTGAGAGCGGTCCCCGTGTTGCTCGCCTGCCTTGCATTTGCCTATTCCTATTCGAACCGCGCGGGGTTGGTAACGGACGCTTTCCGACTGCCCCAGCAGACGGCTGTGGCGGCGGACATCCGCATCGACGCCTGGGTGACGCCGCCGGCCTACACGGGCCGGGCACCGATTTTCCTGACCGGCCGGCATGACACGGCTTCAGCTCAAGAGCAGGCTCCGGCTCCTGACAAAGCCCTCATCACCGTGCCGCAGTTCAGCGATTTGACGGTCAGGATAACCGGTGCCGGACCGGAGACACGCGTGAGCTATGCCGAAACCGCTGGAACCGGACCGGTGGTCATTCCCGCTGCCGCGGACAAAGCGAAGTCGGAACCAAAGACGGAACCGCAGGAAGCGGTGCAGGCGCGGAATGACGTCCGCAACCATCTCTACAAGATAACCAAGGACGGAACGCTTTCAGTCGGCGGGCAAAGCTGGAACTTCAAGATCACGCCGGACAGCGTCCCCGACATCGCTTTCGATGGGCCCCCGCGCCCGACCGCGAATGCGTCGCTCGAAATAAGTTTCCTTGGGCATGACGACTACGGCATCTCGCAGGCCTGGGCTGAAATCAAGCCGTTGGACGAGCCGCCCGGCGCCCGGTCGCTTTACCCCCCGCCCGAGTATCGCCTCGACCTGCCGCGCCGCAATGCCCGCGAGGCCAAGGGGACCACGAGCCGGAACCTTAGCGAGGATCCGCTCGCCGGAAAGCGTGTGCGCATCACCCTGGTCGCCCGCGATGCCGCCGGTCAAGAAGGCCGAAGCGTGCCGCAGGACATCATCCTTCCGGCACGCCAGTTCTTCGAACCGCTCGCTGCTGCCGTTGCCGAGCAAAGGCAGGTCTTCGCGCTTAACGTCAACGACCTGCCACGCGCGATCGATCTCAACGACGCACTGACGCTCTACGCGGAGGAGACGATCCCGAACCTTACGCATTTCCTGCTGATCCAGTCGGCACGCACGCGCATGGCGCTCGCGCGCAACGACGACATGCTCAGGGACGCGGCTGATCATCTCTGGGAGATTGCCCTCGGCATCGAGGACGGCGACCTGTCGCTCGCCGAACGGAGGCTGCGCGACGCTCAGCAGAAGCTTTCCGATGCACTCGACCGCAATGCGTCCGACGAGGAAATCGCCAAGCTGATGCAGGAATTGCGCCAGGCGATGCAGGAATACATGCAGCAACTTGCCGAGCAAGCCGCAAAAAACCCGCGCATGGCGATCAACCCCAACCAGAACAACGTGCTGCGCCAGCAAGACCTGCAAAAGATGATGGACCAGATTGAAAATCTGGCCCGGTCCGGCTCGCGCGACGAGGCGCGCCAACTCCTGTCTGAACTGCAGAGAATGATGAACAACCTGCAGGCCGGGCGCATGCAGCAGATGGGCGAGCAGAACGACGCGATGCGCCAGCAGATGGACAAGCTCGGTCAGTTGATGCAGCAGCAGCAACAGTTGATGGACGAGACCTTCAAACTTGACCAGGCGCTCCGCGACCGGATGCAACGTGGCGATCCGCTACAGGGCGAAGACAACGAGCTTTTCGGTCAGGACATGCCGCAGGATCCCGGGCAGCAAAGCGATCCCAACGGCAAGCCCAACCCGCTCGACGACAAGACTGCCGAACAGTTGAAGGAAGCCTTGAAGCAACTGCGGCAGCAGCAGGAAGGGCTTGGCAAGCAGCTCGGGGAACTGCAGAAAGGCCTCGAGCAGCTTGGCGTTAAGCCCGGCAAGGGCTTCGGCCAAGCACAGCGCGAGATGAAGGGAGCGGCCGACGCGCTTGGCGAGGGCGAGGGCGAACAGGCTGTCGGCAGTCAGGGCCGGGCGTTGCAGGCCTTGCGCGAAGGCGCACAGGACATGATGAACCAGATGCAGGCCCAAGGGCAGCAGGGTCCCGGACAGGGCGTTCCCCAATACGGTCAGAATGGACGGGACCCGCTCGGCCGTCGTCAGCAGAATGTCGGCCCTGACTTCGGCGACCAGGTCAAGGTTCCGGACGAAATCGATACCCAGCGCGCCCGCGAAATCCTCGACGCGATCCGCCGCAAGCTCGGCGACAGCCTGTCTCCGGAGGCCGAGCGGCAATATCTCGAACGCCTGCTCGATATGCGCTGA